The Corynebacterium jeddahense genome has a window encoding:
- a CDS encoding pyrimidine reductase family protein codes for MTHSATRPCPDSIDPAELIGQVRPVGEPELRLMGISALTGAATSDGTSSGLGNDTDFALLNALRVWSDAVLVGAETARKENYFGVKVSEQQRREREAAGQQPVPPIVVVSRSLDFDTDTQLITDTAVAPVFTVPNAALDGGDIAARADAIRRAGGEILPVGGDSLAAVVGALRERGHARIVCEGGPSVNTQLVEQDLVDVFHYTISPLAVQPSAVRLFGESDETCERRFELEAVHCTSDSLLFCRYRSGRDSSPQRTR; via the coding sequence ATGACTCACTCGGCCACCCGCCCGTGCCCCGATTCGATCGACCCCGCGGAACTCATCGGACAGGTGCGCCCGGTCGGCGAGCCGGAGCTGCGACTCATGGGAATCAGCGCGCTTACCGGGGCCGCGACGAGCGACGGCACCTCGTCGGGGTTGGGCAACGACACCGATTTCGCGCTGCTCAACGCGCTGCGCGTCTGGTCGGACGCCGTGCTCGTCGGGGCGGAGACCGCGCGGAAGGAAAATTACTTCGGCGTGAAAGTAAGCGAGCAGCAGCGCCGGGAGCGCGAGGCGGCGGGCCAGCAGCCCGTGCCGCCGATCGTGGTGGTCAGCCGCAGCCTCGACTTCGACACGGACACCCAGCTAATCACGGACACCGCTGTCGCCCCGGTGTTCACGGTGCCGAATGCGGCGCTGGACGGGGGCGACATCGCCGCGCGGGCCGACGCGATCCGGCGGGCGGGCGGGGAGATCCTCCCGGTCGGGGGCGACTCGCTCGCCGCCGTCGTCGGCGCACTGCGCGAGCGTGGCCACGCGCGGATCGTGTGCGAGGGCGGTCCGAGCGTGAACACGCAGCTCGTGGAGCAGGACCTGGTGGACGTGTTCCACTACACCATCAGCCCGCTCGCGGTGCAGCCCTCGGCGGTGCGGCTGTTCGGGGAGTCCGATGAGACCTGCGAGCGCCGCTTCGAGCTCGAGGCGGTGCATTGCACGAGCGATTCCCTCCTCTTCTGCCGCTACCGGAGCGGGCGGGACAGCTCGCCGCAGCGCACCCGGTAG
- a CDS encoding copper resistance CopC family protein, whose product MHMPALARRGGAAAAVVAVVALMPAPAFAHDSVIGSNPKDGSVVSEFPRAIELEFSGEIQDGFNTVALSREVDGQSEVLYSGEPTVQGRDVTLDLPDDLHPEPGEYKVGFQIVSSDGHSTKGMTTFEYASGDTSGEGAEGTSTSERASDGETKVREEGMSTWAKVLLSLAGVLVVLGALVAALVKYRRVKRLDTTGSADL is encoded by the coding sequence ATGCACATGCCGGCACTGGCCCGACGCGGGGGAGCGGCGGCCGCGGTGGTGGCCGTCGTGGCCCTTATGCCCGCCCCCGCGTTCGCGCACGACTCCGTCATCGGCTCGAACCCGAAAGACGGCAGCGTGGTCAGCGAGTTCCCGCGCGCCATCGAGCTCGAGTTTTCCGGCGAGATCCAGGACGGCTTCAACACCGTGGCGCTCTCGCGCGAGGTGGACGGCCAGTCCGAGGTGCTCTACTCCGGCGAGCCCACCGTGCAGGGCCGCGATGTCACGCTCGACCTGCCTGACGACCTCCACCCGGAGCCTGGCGAGTACAAGGTGGGGTTCCAGATCGTCTCCTCGGACGGGCATTCCACGAAGGGGATGACCACGTTCGAGTACGCGTCCGGGGACACATCCGGGGAGGGGGCCGAAGGTACGTCGACAAGCGAGCGCGCCTCCGACGGTGAAACGAAGGTGCGCGAGGAGGGCATGAGTACCTGGGCGAAGGTGCTGCTCAGCCTGGCCGGCGTGCTTGTGGTGCTCGGCGCGCTTGTCGCGGCGCTGGTGAAGTACCGTCGTGTGAAGCGCCTTGACACCACCGGATCCGCAGACCTCTAG
- the pgsA gene encoding phosphatidylinositol phosphate synthase, whose amino-acid sequence MLSVHGRKPAAVVVEPVAKALLKAGLTPNATTVAGTVATMAAAMVLIPTGHLVWAAVLSTLFAAFDMVDGTMARLSGGGTAFGATLDASCDRLTDGALFGAIAMWMVYVADAAPVNVAVCLAVLVLSQVISYIKARGEAGGLNIVGGLIERPERLILALGGLALEGFGVPHAVEVALWILLVGSAYTVVQRLQFAAHDEGAAAAVAPPAGA is encoded by the coding sequence ATGCTGAGCGTGCACGGACGGAAACCGGCGGCCGTTGTGGTCGAGCCGGTGGCGAAGGCACTGCTGAAGGCGGGCCTGACCCCGAACGCCACGACCGTCGCCGGGACGGTGGCCACCATGGCTGCGGCGATGGTGCTCATCCCCACCGGGCACCTCGTCTGGGCGGCGGTGCTGAGCACGCTGTTCGCGGCCTTCGACATGGTCGACGGGACGATGGCGCGGCTGAGTGGCGGGGGCACCGCGTTCGGTGCGACGCTCGACGCGAGCTGCGACCGGCTCACGGACGGCGCACTGTTCGGCGCGATCGCGATGTGGATGGTCTACGTGGCGGACGCCGCGCCGGTCAACGTCGCGGTCTGCCTCGCCGTGCTTGTGTTGTCCCAGGTGATCAGCTACATCAAGGCGCGCGGCGAGGCCGGGGGCCTGAACATCGTCGGCGGGCTGATCGAGCGGCCCGAGCGCCTCATCCTCGCGCTCGGCGGGCTCGCGCTCGAGGGCTTCGGTGTCCCGCACGCCGTCGAGGTCGCGCTTTGGATCCTGCTGGTCGGCTCCGCCTACACCGTCGTCCAGCGACTGCAGTTCGCCGCGCACGACGAGGGTGCAGCTGCGGCCGTCGCCCCTCCCGCGGGGGCGTAG
- a CDS encoding Dyp-type peroxidase — translation MPGVSRRGFLAGAAGAAGAAGAAWTSMLLAGCDDAPAGEESNSAPNNEPLTGAAVAFDGATQAGIRTPTQAHLNLAAFNLRDGVDAAGVRRLMRLWTEDARALASGRNPLSSLEPEMVEWPANLTITCGFGPRVFALAAPDAAPAWLGGIPAMRRDALRPEWGQSDLVLQICADDPVMCAWALRHMTRAGVDYARIAWLQQGFMNAYGSIPKGRTPRNLFGQVDGTVNPSTDDDFAQQVFNPDGSSSLVVRRIAMDLDGWERLDRASREQVVGRRLDDGAPLTGHDEHDAPDLSARDEFGLPVIDPNSHMARAMPPADHPEQRFLRRPYNYNLPPAPGSESLSDAGLIFLAYQKDPEAQFTPVLRRLMEADRLNEWTTHIGSAVYWLPPGTAQPGTAQPGASQERGGGDAYWGETVLAGGRG, via the coding sequence ATGCCGGGCGTGAGCCGGCGGGGGTTTTTGGCTGGGGCTGCAGGGGCGGCCGGGGCGGCCGGGGCGGCGTGGACAAGCATGCTGCTCGCGGGCTGCGACGACGCGCCCGCGGGCGAGGAGAGCAACTCCGCGCCGAACAACGAGCCGCTCACCGGGGCCGCCGTCGCGTTCGACGGCGCGACGCAGGCCGGCATCCGCACGCCGACCCAGGCGCACCTCAACCTCGCCGCCTTCAACCTGCGCGACGGTGTGGACGCCGCGGGCGTGCGGCGGCTCATGCGGCTGTGGACGGAGGACGCTCGCGCCCTCGCGTCCGGGCGCAACCCGCTGTCCAGCCTCGAGCCGGAGATGGTGGAGTGGCCCGCGAACCTCACCATCACCTGCGGCTTCGGCCCGCGCGTGTTCGCCCTCGCCGCCCCCGACGCCGCGCCCGCCTGGCTCGGCGGCATCCCGGCGATGCGCCGCGACGCGCTGCGCCCGGAGTGGGGCCAGAGCGACCTCGTGCTGCAGATCTGCGCCGACGACCCGGTGATGTGCGCGTGGGCCCTGCGCCACATGACGCGCGCGGGTGTGGACTACGCGCGGATCGCCTGGCTGCAGCAGGGGTTCATGAACGCCTACGGCTCTATCCCGAAGGGCCGCACCCCGCGCAACCTTTTCGGGCAGGTGGACGGCACCGTCAACCCCAGCACCGACGACGACTTCGCGCAGCAGGTGTTCAACCCGGACGGGTCGTCCTCGCTCGTCGTGCGCCGCATCGCGATGGATCTCGACGGGTGGGAGCGGCTCGACCGCGCGTCGCGCGAGCAGGTCGTGGGGCGCCGGCTTGACGACGGTGCCCCGCTCACCGGCCACGACGAGCACGACGCGCCCGACCTGTCCGCGCGCGACGAGTTCGGCCTGCCCGTCATCGACCCGAACTCGCACATGGCCCGCGCGATGCCGCCCGCGGACCACCCGGAGCAGCGCTTCCTTCGCCGGCCGTACAACTACAACCTGCCCCCGGCGCCGGGGTCGGAGTCGCTGTCGGACGCGGGGCTGATCTTCCTTGCGTACCAGAAGGACCCGGAAGCGCAGTTCACCCCGGTACTGCGACGGCTCATGGAGGCGGACCGGCTCAACGAGTGGACCACGCATATCGGCTCGGCGGTGTACTGGCTGCCGCCGGGCACTGCACAGCCGGGCACTGCACAGCCGGGCGCGTCGCAGGAGCGCGGCGGCGGCGACGCCTACTGGGGTGAGACGGTGCTGGCGGGCGGCCGGGGGTAG
- a CDS encoding copper chaperone PCu(A)C has product MHNRMTAAAVACLAALALAACSDTADEDAVATTPSMSAEKTQPATGNSPGEVGEGDVVLDEGTVRAKAASDAPDGSDMTAIFGNLRNTTDHDITVVGFTTSLSDATYQIHEVVDGKMQEKAGGFDIPAGGGHQLIPGGDHFMVLNYAPAIEAGDTVDLTLLLDGGSTVSIPDVAVRTMLPGDEDYGDQADHADHAAHAEHNH; this is encoded by the coding sequence ATGCACAACCGAATGACCGCCGCCGCTGTCGCGTGCCTCGCCGCCCTCGCGCTCGCCGCGTGCTCCGACACCGCCGACGAGGACGCCGTGGCCACGACGCCGTCGATGTCGGCCGAAAAGACCCAGCCCGCCACCGGCAATTCCCCGGGCGAGGTGGGCGAGGGAGACGTGGTTCTCGACGAGGGCACGGTGCGCGCCAAGGCCGCGAGCGACGCGCCCGACGGCAGCGACATGACCGCCATCTTTGGCAACCTGCGCAACACTACGGATCACGACATCACCGTCGTCGGTTTCACCACCTCTCTCAGCGACGCGACGTACCAGATCCACGAGGTCGTCGACGGCAAGATGCAGGAGAAGGCGGGCGGCTTCGACATCCCCGCCGGCGGCGGGCACCAACTCATCCCCGGCGGCGACCACTTCATGGTGCTCAACTACGCCCCCGCGATCGAGGCCGGCGACACCGTCGACCTCACGCTCCTGCTCGACGGCGGCTCCACCGTGTCGATCCCGGACGTCGCCGTGCGCACGATGCTGCCCGGCGATGAGGACTACGGCGACCAGGCGGATCACGCGGATCACGCCGCCCACGCAGAGCACAACCACTAG
- the thrS gene encoding threonine--tRNA ligase, with protein sequence MSTEAAVEFAPFTVPAGTAVGAAMRELNLPNKGEDAIVCVQDEAGNLKDLSHVPDETATFMPVPANTELGRSVIRHSCAHVLAQAVQVEFPGTKLGIGPAINDGFYYDFDVAEPFTPEDLKTLEKRMKKIIKSGQKFVRGVYASPEEAAEDLKDEPYKLELINDKGNVDPDSDEATEVGAGELTHYDNVNPRTDEVEWHDLCRGPHVPTTKYIPAFALTRSSAAYWRGDQNNAGLQRVYGTAWESKEKLDEHLTMLEEAEKRDHRRLGNELDLFSFPDEVGSGLPVFHPDGGIVRMTMEQHSRERHLAAGYSFVNTPHVTKGDLFKKSGHLDWYADGMFPPMKLDGEVDEDGNVTKQPVDYYTKPMNCPMHNLIFDSRGRSYRELPLRLFEFGTVYRYEKSGVVHGLTRARGFTQDDAHIYCTEDQLEDELTSVLEFIISLLQDYGLDDFYLELSTKDPNKYIGDDEIWERSTAILESVAKKSGLELVPDPAGAAFYGPKISVQARDAIGRTWQMSTVQLDFNLPERFDLTYTASDGSKKRPVMIHRALFGSIERFFGVLLEHYAGAFPAWLAPHQVVGIPVADAYGDHLDGVVAALRERGIRAEVDHSDDRMQKKIRTHTTGKVPFMLLAGERDVEANAVSFRFLDGTQVNGVPVDKAVDIIAEWVASKRNDQPSEDNVAALGQ encoded by the coding sequence ATGTCTACCGAAGCAGCAGTCGAGTTCGCACCGTTTACGGTTCCCGCCGGCACCGCCGTGGGCGCCGCCATGCGGGAGCTGAACCTGCCGAACAAGGGGGAGGACGCGATCGTCTGCGTCCAGGACGAAGCGGGCAACCTCAAGGACCTCTCGCACGTGCCCGATGAGACGGCGACGTTCATGCCCGTGCCCGCAAACACCGAGCTCGGCCGCTCCGTGATCCGCCACTCCTGCGCCCACGTGCTCGCCCAGGCCGTGCAGGTCGAGTTCCCCGGCACGAAACTGGGCATCGGCCCCGCGATCAACGACGGGTTCTACTACGACTTCGACGTCGCCGAGCCGTTCACGCCCGAGGATCTGAAGACGCTTGAGAAGCGGATGAAGAAGATCATCAAGTCTGGCCAGAAGTTCGTCCGCGGCGTCTACGCCTCGCCGGAGGAGGCCGCCGAGGACCTCAAGGACGAGCCGTACAAGCTCGAGCTCATCAACGACAAGGGCAACGTCGACCCGGATTCGGACGAGGCGACCGAGGTGGGCGCCGGCGAGCTGACGCACTACGACAACGTCAACCCGCGCACCGACGAGGTGGAGTGGCACGACCTGTGCCGCGGCCCCCACGTGCCCACCACGAAGTACATCCCCGCCTTCGCGCTGACCCGCTCGTCCGCCGCCTACTGGCGCGGCGACCAGAACAACGCGGGCCTGCAGCGCGTCTACGGCACCGCGTGGGAGTCGAAGGAAAAGCTCGACGAGCACCTCACCATGCTTGAGGAGGCGGAAAAGCGCGACCACCGCCGCCTGGGCAACGAGCTCGACCTGTTCTCCTTCCCGGACGAGGTCGGCTCCGGCCTGCCGGTGTTCCACCCGGACGGCGGCATCGTGCGCATGACCATGGAGCAGCACTCCCGCGAGCGCCACCTGGCCGCCGGCTACTCGTTCGTGAACACTCCGCACGTGACCAAGGGCGACCTGTTCAAGAAGTCCGGCCACCTCGACTGGTACGCCGACGGCATGTTCCCGCCGATGAAGCTGGACGGGGAGGTCGACGAGGACGGCAACGTGACCAAGCAGCCGGTCGACTACTACACCAAGCCGATGAACTGCCCGATGCACAACCTCATCTTCGATTCGCGCGGGCGCTCCTACCGCGAGCTGCCGCTGCGCTTGTTCGAGTTCGGCACCGTCTACCGCTACGAGAAGTCCGGCGTGGTCCACGGCCTCACCCGAGCCCGCGGCTTCACGCAGGACGACGCGCACATTTACTGCACCGAGGACCAGCTCGAGGACGAGCTGACCAGCGTGCTGGAGTTCATCATCTCCCTGCTGCAGGACTACGGCCTCGACGACTTCTACCTGGAGCTGTCCACGAAGGACCCGAACAAGTACATCGGCGACGACGAGATCTGGGAGCGCTCCACCGCGATTCTGGAATCCGTGGCCAAGAAGTCGGGCCTTGAGCTCGTGCCGGACCCGGCGGGTGCGGCCTTCTATGGCCCGAAGATTTCCGTGCAGGCCCGCGATGCGATCGGGCGCACCTGGCAGATGTCCACCGTGCAGCTCGACTTCAACCTGCCGGAGCGCTTTGACCTCACCTACACCGCCTCCGACGGCTCGAAGAAGCGCCCGGTGATGATCCACCGCGCGCTGTTCGGCTCGATCGAGCGCTTCTTCGGCGTGCTGCTCGAGCACTACGCCGGCGCCTTCCCCGCGTGGCTCGCGCCGCACCAGGTGGTTGGCATCCCGGTGGCGGACGCGTACGGCGACCACCTCGACGGCGTCGTGGCCGCGCTGCGCGAGCGCGGCATCCGCGCCGAGGTGGACCACTCGGACGACCGCATGCAGAAGAAGATCCGCACCCACACCACCGGCAAGGTGCCGTTCATGCTCCTCGCCGGCGAACGCGACGTGGAGGCGAACGCGGTGAGCTTCCGTTTCCTCGACGGCACGCAGGTCAACGGCGTGCCGGTGGATAAGGCGGTGGACATCATCGCCGAGTGGGTGGCCTCGAAGCGCAACGACCAGCCCAGCGAGGACAACGTTGCAGCACTCGGGCAGTAG
- a CDS encoding HIT family protein — protein MQHSGSSAPDEAQGTYVDTGAGDPDRLVRLWAPYRSSYIAAEPEASKRNGDPFLEIPQMSDEDGLVVARGETVFAVCNLYPYNAGHLMVVPYRKVADLEALTDEETAELMVFAKRAVKTLKKVSRPEAVNVGLNLGKASGGSVGDHLHLHVVPRWAGDANFMTVIAGTKVLPQVLRETRTLLAEGWREVERDEREEKERG, from the coding sequence TTGCAGCACTCGGGCAGTAGCGCGCCGGACGAGGCGCAGGGCACGTACGTGGACACCGGCGCCGGGGATCCGGACCGCCTCGTCCGGCTCTGGGCGCCGTACCGCTCGAGCTACATCGCGGCGGAGCCGGAGGCGTCGAAACGCAATGGCGATCCGTTCCTCGAGATCCCGCAGATGAGCGACGAGGACGGCCTCGTCGTCGCGCGTGGGGAGACGGTGTTCGCGGTGTGCAACCTGTACCCCTACAACGCGGGCCACCTCATGGTGGTGCCGTACCGCAAGGTCGCGGACCTGGAGGCCCTCACCGATGAGGAAACCGCGGAGCTCATGGTGTTTGCGAAGCGGGCGGTGAAGACGCTGAAGAAGGTCTCGCGGCCCGAGGCGGTCAACGTCGGGCTGAACCTGGGCAAGGCCTCCGGTGGCTCGGTGGGCGACCACCTCCACCTCCACGTCGTGCCGCGCTGGGCGGGCGACGCGAACTTCATGACCGTGATCGCGGGCACGAAGGTGTTGCCCCAGGTGCTGCGGGAAACGCGTACGCTGCTGGCCGAGGGTTGGCGCGAGGTGGAGCGAGACGAGCGCGAGGAAAAGGAGCGAGGCTGA
- a CDS encoding asparagine synthase C-terminal domain-containing protein, translated as MYAVNATPAEFVADERVLAPGSHDIADAAEAMQRIDAYLRQRLAAAVERWPGRPVLQLSGGIDSILIASYLADIAPAALAVTYSSGDADEELERASRVAALYGFEHCVVQPDVEEFDALLAGTVRALAYPEPWEIAAGVVLVAVDRAARERGADGALLSGAGADALFMGGKRIQPRAGERLAAAWDEALRANVSRNFTRRRFIPDFYERLIPQPERHIQVWQTHAAVELAQGCDPALFQRDGEESDKLLFRELAVERGVPADVANAGKNPMQVSSGVVGDVVAAARRRLAADFGERTYSSPLDEDLEFTVARLYLERLRGEQR; from the coding sequence ATGTACGCCGTCAACGCCACACCCGCCGAGTTCGTCGCCGACGAGCGCGTCCTCGCGCCGGGTTCCCACGACATTGCAGACGCCGCAGAGGCGATGCAGCGTATCGACGCCTACCTTCGGCAACGACTCGCCGCGGCCGTCGAGCGCTGGCCCGGCCGCCCCGTCCTGCAGCTGTCCGGAGGCATCGACTCGATCCTCATCGCGAGCTACCTTGCGGACATCGCCCCCGCCGCGCTCGCCGTGACGTACAGCAGCGGCGACGCGGACGAGGAGCTCGAGCGGGCGTCGCGCGTCGCCGCGCTGTACGGGTTCGAGCACTGCGTCGTCCAACCCGACGTTGAGGAGTTCGACGCGCTGCTCGCCGGCACGGTGCGTGCCCTGGCGTACCCGGAGCCGTGGGAGATCGCCGCGGGCGTCGTGCTCGTGGCCGTCGACCGCGCGGCGCGGGAACGTGGCGCGGACGGCGCGCTGCTGTCCGGCGCCGGCGCGGACGCGTTGTTCATGGGCGGCAAACGCATTCAGCCGCGAGCAGGGGAGCGTCTCGCGGCGGCGTGGGACGAGGCACTGCGCGCGAACGTGTCCCGCAACTTCACCCGCCGCCGGTTCATCCCCGACTTCTACGAACGGCTCATCCCGCAGCCCGAGCGCCACATCCAGGTCTGGCAGACCCACGCCGCGGTCGAGCTCGCGCAGGGGTGCGACCCGGCGCTGTTCCAGCGGGACGGGGAGGAGTCCGACAAGCTGCTGTTCCGCGAGCTGGCGGTGGAGCGCGGCGTACCCGCAGACGTCGCGAACGCGGGGAAGAACCCGATGCAGGTGTCCTCGGGCGTCGTCGGCGACGTCGTCGCCGCGGCCCGGCGCCGGTTGGCCGCCGACTTCGGGGAGCGGACCTACTCCTCGCCGCTCGACGAGGACCTGGAGTTCACGGTGGCGCGGCTGTACCTAGAGCGCCTGCGGGGCGAGCAACGCTAA
- a CDS encoding glycosyltransferase family 4 protein, with the protein MRVGLVCPYSFDEPGGVQAHVLELAAQLRAMGHSSEVLGPASEDISLPEWVTRGGPAVPVPYNGSVARLSFGPRVRRTTKQFIERGDFDVLHVHEPNSPSYSMVATRMATGPIVATYHASADSSYALKLALPALRGSLEKIRAGIAVSEMAWQWQAEQVGTDPVIIPNGVDTARFAAARGPRNDTGDVEVVFLGRIDEPRKGLDVLLAAVAQLPRRPRVTVMGAGTPREVDGVRFTGRVTESEKETILGRADIFVAPNLGGESFGIILVEAMAAGCAVVASDIPAFAAVCDGAGALVPPGDSAALAREMQRLIDDPSARNRLIDAGVARAEAFDWNTVARQVVAVYQAVSYNEKVGIER; encoded by the coding sequence ATGCGCGTCGGCCTCGTCTGCCCGTACTCGTTCGACGAGCCCGGCGGCGTGCAGGCGCACGTCCTCGAGCTCGCCGCGCAGCTGCGCGCGATGGGCCACTCCAGCGAAGTGCTCGGCCCGGCCTCGGAGGACATCTCACTGCCGGAGTGGGTCACCCGCGGAGGGCCGGCGGTGCCGGTGCCGTACAACGGTTCCGTCGCGCGCCTCTCGTTCGGCCCGCGCGTGCGGCGCACGACGAAGCAGTTCATCGAGCGCGGCGACTTCGACGTGCTCCACGTGCACGAGCCGAACTCGCCGAGCTACTCCATGGTGGCCACCCGCATGGCCACCGGGCCGATCGTGGCCACCTACCACGCGTCCGCCGATTCCTCGTACGCCCTCAAGCTCGCGCTGCCCGCCCTGCGCGGCAGCCTGGAGAAGATCCGCGCCGGCATCGCGGTGAGCGAGATGGCGTGGCAGTGGCAGGCCGAGCAGGTGGGCACCGACCCCGTCATCATCCCCAACGGCGTGGATACCGCCCGCTTCGCAGCCGCCCGCGGGCCCCGCAACGACACGGGCGACGTCGAGGTCGTCTTCCTCGGCCGCATCGACGAGCCGCGCAAGGGGCTCGACGTGCTCCTCGCCGCGGTCGCGCAGCTGCCCCGGCGCCCGCGCGTCACCGTCATGGGGGCGGGCACCCCGCGCGAGGTCGACGGCGTGCGCTTCACCGGCCGCGTCACCGAGTCCGAGAAGGAAACGATCCTCGGCCGCGCGGACATCTTCGTCGCGCCGAACCTCGGCGGCGAGTCGTTCGGCATCATCCTCGTCGAGGCGATGGCCGCCGGGTGCGCCGTCGTCGCCAGCGACATCCCCGCATTCGCGGCGGTGTGCGACGGCGCCGGTGCGCTCGTTCCGCCCGGCGACAGCGCCGCGCTCGCGCGTGAGATGCAGCGGCTTATCGACGACCCTTCGGCCCGCAACCGCCTCATCGACGCCGGCGTCGCCCGCGCGGAGGCCTTCGATTGGAACACCGTCGCCCGCCAGGTGGTCGCGGTGTACCAGGCCGTCTCCTACAACGAGAAAGTCGGGATTGAGCGGTGA
- a CDS encoding phosphatidylinositol mannoside acyltransferase gives MGSAREAITAAGYIAGWKAVGLVPPRLAARAAQAAADRVSDDGKGMDMLRRNLARVVGPEHVTRELVRDATRSYARYWLEAFRLPRLAGDPQLDAKLTAGLTGREHLDWAVAQGKGVVLTLPHSGNWDMAGMWLVRHYGQFTTVAERLKPEALFDAFVDYRESLGFEVLALTGGKRAPYARLKEVLESGGIVCLMGERDLGHHGVPVTFFGEDTTFPVGPAKLALDTGAQLLAVHSWFTGDPADRASDAGWGMSVSAPLEVSTLEETAQRVADAFAANIAAHPADWHMLQPLWPADVPAPSRRRDLERRVREHQSRGRGGR, from the coding sequence GTGGGCTCCGCGCGCGAGGCGATCACCGCCGCCGGCTACATCGCCGGCTGGAAGGCGGTTGGCCTCGTGCCGCCGCGGCTCGCAGCCCGCGCCGCGCAGGCGGCCGCCGACCGGGTCTCCGACGACGGCAAGGGCATGGACATGCTGCGCCGCAACCTCGCCCGCGTCGTGGGGCCGGAGCACGTCACCCGCGAGCTCGTGCGTGACGCGACACGCTCTTACGCCCGCTACTGGCTCGAGGCGTTCCGGCTCCCGCGCCTGGCGGGGGATCCGCAGCTGGATGCGAAGCTTACCGCCGGTCTGACCGGCCGCGAGCACCTCGACTGGGCCGTCGCTCAGGGCAAGGGTGTGGTCTTGACCCTGCCGCACTCCGGGAACTGGGACATGGCGGGGATGTGGCTCGTGCGCCACTACGGGCAGTTCACCACCGTCGCGGAGCGGCTCAAGCCGGAGGCGCTCTTCGACGCGTTCGTGGACTACCGCGAGTCCCTCGGCTTCGAGGTGCTTGCGTTGACGGGAGGGAAGCGCGCACCGTACGCCCGCCTGAAAGAGGTGCTCGAGTCCGGCGGCATCGTCTGCCTCATGGGCGAGCGCGACCTCGGGCACCACGGCGTGCCCGTGACGTTCTTCGGCGAGGACACGACGTTCCCGGTCGGGCCCGCGAAGCTCGCGCTCGACACCGGCGCCCAGCTGCTGGCCGTGCACTCCTGGTTCACCGGCGACCCGGCCGACCGAGCGTCCGACGCCGGCTGGGGCATGAGCGTCTCGGCGCCGCTCGAGGTAAGCACGCTCGAGGAGACCGCGCAGCGCGTGGCCGACGCGTTCGCGGCCAACATCGCGGCGCACCCGGCGGACTGGCACATGCTCCAGCCGCTGTGGCCGGCGGACGTGCCGGCGCCGAGCCGGCGGCGCGATCTCGAGCGCCGGGTGCGCGAGCACCAGTCGCGCGGGCGAGGGGGCAGGTAA
- a CDS encoding YebC/PmpR family DNA-binding transcriptional regulator produces the protein MSGHSKWATTKHKKAANDAKRSKLWAKLIKDIEVAARTGGGDPAANPTLDDMIKKAKKASVPGDNIERARKRGSGEIAGGSDWQTVMYEGYGTNGVAVLIECLTDNRNRAATEVRTAMTKNGGNLGESGSVAYMFERTGVVTIQKGELTEDDVLMAVLDAGADEVNDLGEEFEIICKPTDLTAVKEALTAEGIEVEDSEQEFRAGVEVDLDAEGAKKMMRLIDALEESDDVQNVYTNMTFSDEVAAQLDD, from the coding sequence ATGTCAGGCCACTCAAAGTGGGCAACGACGAAGCACAAGAAGGCCGCGAACGACGCCAAGCGTTCGAAATTGTGGGCGAAGCTGATTAAGGACATCGAGGTCGCGGCCCGCACCGGCGGCGGCGACCCCGCCGCCAACCCGACTCTCGACGACATGATCAAGAAGGCCAAGAAGGCCTCCGTCCCGGGCGACAACATCGAGCGCGCCCGCAAGCGCGGCTCCGGCGAGATCGCGGGCGGCTCGGACTGGCAGACCGTCATGTACGAGGGCTACGGCACGAACGGCGTCGCCGTGCTCATCGAGTGCCTCACCGACAACCGCAACCGCGCCGCCACCGAGGTCCGCACCGCGATGACGAAGAACGGCGGCAACCTGGGCGAGTCCGGCTCCGTGGCGTACATGTTCGAGCGCACCGGCGTGGTCACCATCCAGAAGGGCGAGCTCACCGAGGACGACGTGCTCATGGCCGTGCTCGACGCGGGCGCCGACGAGGTCAACGACCTCGGCGAGGAGTTCGAGATCATCTGCAAGCCGACCGACCTCACCGCCGTGAAGGAGGCGCTCACCGCCGAGGGCATCGAGGTGGAGGACTCCGAGCAGGAGTTCCGTGCCGGCGTCGAGGTCGACCTCGACGCCGAGGGCGCGAAGAAGATGATGCGCCTCATCGACGCGCTCGAGGAGTCCGACGACGTGCAGAACGTCTACACGAACATGACGTTCTCCGACGAGGTCGCCGCGCAGCTCGACGACTAG